A single region of the Manihot esculenta cultivar AM560-2 chromosome 12, M.esculenta_v8, whole genome shotgun sequence genome encodes:
- the LOC110628811 gene encoding uncharacterized protein LOC110628811 yields the protein MYAKAKLFSSTSVFLDSHEKTHDHNGLKNTRDKPQMNGKKSFWTVCPYCYYLYEYDGVYEECCLRCQNCRRPFHGVAVPPPPVGMVVEGKEQYYCGVGCFPLRYDFESCLGGKKGESGDGESCLGEKKEDGEGLKKVTEDVVEISDDSDGDFDNQEVGAGEMVKNGETKGVGLGEMVKNGLESVHGSVRAGEAGSVMRGSRRTEIKKDGMRVMRVKTVARNTKKLLGTGKKNMNLKSKGNLETRREDRGAEFGEGAGENRTESGDKNIFGEGYFDSFDDLELFLGEKDFFVGCD from the coding sequence ATGTATGCGAAAGCGAAGTTGTTTTCATCAACATCTGTGTTTTTGGACTCACATGAGAAAACCCATGATCACAACGGGCTGAAAAACACTAGAGATAAACCACAGATGAATGGGAAAAAGAGTTTTTGGACTGTGTGTCCGTACTGTTACTACTTGTATGAGTATGATGGGGTTTATGAGGAGTGTTGTTTGAGGTGTCAAAACTGTAGGAGACCCTTTCATGGGGTCGCAGTGCCACCGCCACCGGTGGGTATGGTGGTGGAAGGGAAGGAGCAATATTATTGTGGGGTTGGCTGTTTCCCGTTAAGGTACGATTTTGAAAGTTGCTTGGGTGGCAAGAAAGGGGAAAGTGGTGACGGTGAATCTTGCTTGGgtgagaagaaagaagatggtGAGGGATTAAAAAAAGTTACAGAGGATGTGGTGGAAATTTCTGACGATAGTGATGGTGATTTTGACAATCAAGAGGTGGGAGCAGGAGAGATGGTGAAGAATGGGGAAACTAAAGGTGTGGGCTTAGGAGAGATGGTGAAGAACGGGCTTGAGAGCGTCCATGGGAGTGTGAGAGCTGGTGAAGCAGGATCTGTGATGCGGGGGAGTAGGAGAACTGagataaagaaagatgggaTGAGGGTGATGAGAGTGAAGACGGTGGCAAGGAACACGAAGAAGCTCTTGGGAACGGGGAAGAAAAATATGAATCTGAAATCAAAAGGGAATCTGGAAACACGACGAGAGGATAGGGGCGCTGAATTTGGAGAAGGGGCCGGAGAAAATCGGACAGAAAGTGGAGACAAAAATATATTTGGGGAGGGATATTTTGATTCCTTCGATGACTTGGAGTTGTTTCTGGGAGAGAAGGATTTCTTTGTTGGTTGTGATTAA